Proteins encoded within one genomic window of Deltaproteobacteria bacterium:
- the polX gene encoding DNA polymerase/3'-5' exonuclease PolX, producing the protein MTNQEIARMLREVSAIFEIKGENPFRIRAYQKAAQNIENFAQDMEEVAKRGELEKLPGIGKDMANKIREILETGSLKQLEDLKKEIPPSLVAFLSVPGLGPKTAKLLFEELGIKDIDELERMAREHKLQGLPGIKARTEENILRGIEILKKGQERIPLGRAAPLSEEMIRELLDSTPVERITVAGSVRRRRETIRDIDLLVVSPDPAKVMEGFVRLPHVGEVLAKGTTKSSVRTRDGIQVDLRVVEPRCFGAALCYFTGSKAHNIRVRDLAVRKGLKVNEYGVFRGGEWIGGREEQEVYRAVDLPYIPPELREDRGEIEAAQQGKLPRLVERADIQGDLHVHSTYSDGAATLGQIVEKARKMGLRWVGICDHSPSLKIARGTAEDDLRRKIEEVRRLNEENGDIKLLCGTEVDILADGRLDYPDGILAELDLVIAAIHSGFKQDRETITRRLISAMENPYVHGIAHPTGRVFGEREAYQVDVERLLDSARETGTYLEINAFPKRLDLNDIYSRSAKDRGILLGIGTDAHILDQMEYLDFGLAVARRGWLEKGNLLNSLSYEALLAYLGKR; encoded by the coding sequence ATGACAAACCAGGAAATTGCCAGAATGCTGAGAGAGGTTTCGGCGATTTTCGAGATAAAGGGAGAGAACCCCTTTCGCATCCGGGCGTACCAGAAGGCAGCCCAGAATATCGAGAATTTCGCCCAGGACATGGAGGAGGTGGCGAAGAGGGGCGAGTTGGAGAAACTGCCCGGGATAGGCAAGGATATGGCGAACAAGATCAGGGAGATCCTCGAAACAGGGAGTCTCAAACAGCTCGAAGACCTGAAGAAAGAGATCCCCCCGAGTCTGGTGGCTTTCCTTTCGGTTCCGGGTTTGGGGCCCAAGACGGCCAAGCTGCTCTTCGAGGAACTGGGTATCAAAGATATCGACGAGCTGGAAAGGATGGCTCGGGAACACAAGCTCCAGGGACTTCCGGGAATCAAGGCAAGGACGGAAGAGAACATACTCAGGGGTATTGAGATTCTGAAAAAGGGACAGGAGAGGATTCCCCTGGGCAGAGCAGCGCCCCTGTCCGAGGAGATGATCAGAGAGCTCCTGGACTCCACTCCTGTGGAAAGGATTACCGTGGCCGGGAGTGTGCGAAGGCGGAGAGAAACGATTCGTGACATAGACCTGCTGGTTGTTTCGCCTGATCCTGCAAAGGTGATGGAGGGCTTTGTGAGACTCCCCCATGTGGGTGAGGTGCTTGCAAAGGGTACGACAAAGTCAAGTGTTAGAACCCGTGACGGCATCCAGGTCGATCTCAGGGTAGTTGAACCGCGCTGCTTCGGTGCAGCGCTGTGTTACTTCACAGGATCCAAGGCCCACAACATTCGAGTAAGAGATTTGGCTGTGCGGAAGGGCCTCAAGGTCAACGAGTACGGCGTGTTTCGAGGGGGCGAATGGATCGGGGGGAGAGAAGAACAGGAGGTGTACAGAGCCGTCGATCTCCCCTATATTCCACCAGAGCTGAGGGAGGATCGAGGCGAGATCGAGGCTGCCCAGCAGGGGAAGCTTCCCCGTCTGGTTGAGCGGGCTGATATACAGGGAGATCTGCACGTCCATTCCACTTACAGCGACGGGGCCGCCACATTGGGCCAGATAGTCGAGAAGGCTCGGAAGATGGGACTCAGGTGGGTTGGAATCTGTGACCATTCCCCTTCCCTCAAGATTGCCCGCGGGACGGCCGAGGACGATCTTAGACGGAAGATCGAGGAGGTGCGGCGCCTGAATGAGGAGAATGGAGACATCAAGTTGCTTTGCGGCACAGAGGTCGACATTCTGGCAGACGGCCGCCTCGACTACCCTGATGGGATCCTGGCCGAGCTGGATCTCGTGATAGCCGCCATTCACAGCGGTTTCAAACAGGACAGAGAGACAATCACCAGGAGGCTGATCTCGGCAATGGAGAACCCCTACGTTCACGGGATCGCCCATCCCACCGGAAGGGTTTTCGGGGAGAGAGAGGCCTACCAGGTCGATGTGGAACGCCTTCTCGATTCGGCCAGAGAAACGGGGACCTACCTGGAGATCAATGCCTTTCCCAAGAGGCTGGATTTAAACGATATCTACAGCCGCTCGGCCAAAGACAGAGGGATTCTTTTGGGTATAGGCACAGACGCTCACATCCTCGATCAGATGGAGTATCTCGACTTCGGTCTCGCCGTCGCCCGCAGAGGCTGGCTCGAAAAAGGGAACCTTCTCAACAGCCTTTCCTATGAGGCCCTGCTTGCCTATCTGGGGAAGAGATAG
- a CDS encoding SH3 domain-containing protein: MYLRRSVPWIVFLAWGLFVTSHVLAQAKYVRITGNRVNIRAGPSTSFPVVAKARKGDVFELLGKEGRWYRVRMFSMRHRYVHRSLAEVVAYSVSIPKVVSLRRKIFGALLRAEERAGREADRRYPVEERSGRPLAGNTKRNSDYFSLLSDRYKLMVMHRFKVQPPLYDVLMGEGVRRNW; encoded by the coding sequence ATGTATCTGCGCCGATCGGTTCCATGGATAGTCTTTCTGGCTTGGGGCCTGTTCGTCACGTCCCACGTTCTCGCTCAGGCGAAGTACGTCAGAATCACGGGAAACAGGGTCAATATTCGGGCGGGCCCGAGCACATCCTTCCCGGTCGTTGCAAAGGCCCGAAAAGGTGATGTCTTTGAGCTTTTGGGCAAGGAGGGGAGATGGTACAGAGTGAGAATGTTCTCCATGCGGCACAGATACGTTCATCGATCCCTGGCCGAGGTCGTCGCCTATTCGGTTTCCATTCCAAAGGTGGTGTCCTTGCGGCGTAAGATCTTCGGGGCCTTACTCAGGGCCGAGGAACGTGCCGGACGGGAGGCAGACAGGAGATATCCTGTCGAGGAGAGGTCGGGTCGGCCTCTTGCAGGCAACACGAAGAGAAACAGTGACTATTTCTCGTTGTTGAGCGACCGATACAAGCTTATGGTTATGCACCGGTTCAAGGTTCAGCCGCCTCTCTACGACGTCTTGATGGGCGAGGGGGTAAGGAGGAACTGGTAG